The following proteins come from a genomic window of Nocardioides albertanoniae:
- a CDS encoding CBS domain-containing protein, which produces MATRPTATPAEVEFDGGRIVRAPGEASVAEAMVNRPKVLPATSVARDVRDFFGDDHVHAALVCDGSRLLSVIERQDLTRAHDDEPATGLGTLAGRTVAPEADLWTTWASMTQEGLRRLAVVEDDRCVGLLCLKRSGRGFCCDAGVWARSRNGDRTPRVVAIVGDDAVTATREGRRPS; this is translated from the coding sequence ATGGCGACCAGACCGACGGCCACACCCGCTGAGGTCGAGTTCGACGGCGGGAGGATCGTGCGCGCGCCGGGGGAGGCGAGCGTCGCCGAAGCGATGGTCAACCGTCCGAAGGTGCTCCCGGCGACGTCGGTCGCGAGGGACGTACGCGACTTCTTCGGTGACGATCACGTCCACGCTGCCTTGGTCTGTGACGGCAGCCGTCTGCTGAGCGTCATCGAGCGCCAGGACCTCACCCGTGCCCACGACGACGAGCCCGCGACCGGGCTCGGCACGCTCGCCGGCCGGACCGTCGCTCCGGAGGCAGACCTGTGGACCACCTGGGCCTCGATGACCCAGGAAGGTCTCCGCAGGCTCGCTGTCGTCGAGGACGACCGTTGCGTCGGTCTGCTCTGCCTCAAGCGCAGCGGCCGTGGCTTCTGCTGCGACGCCGGCGTCTGGGCGCGCAGCCGGAACGGCGACCGAACGCCCCGAGTCGTGGCTATTGTCGGTGATGACGCCGTGACGGCGACGCGAGAAGGCAGGAGACCCAGTTGA
- a CDS encoding Dyp-type peroxidase: protein MLAPPAKAAIFLTVTIRDGKEQEARDALADVAGVTRAIGFRIPEAALTCVVGIGAHAWDRMYAAARPDGLHPFRPLAGDKHVAVSTPGDLLFHVRADRPDLCFELGRQLMVLFAGLVDTVDEVHGFRYWDQRDLLGFVDGTESPTDAAESGPAALVGFEGSGDLTYAGASYVIVQKYLHDLDTWDRLSVEEQELVIGRKKLSDIELPDSVKPDDSHVELNTITDPDGTERDIVRDNMPFGAVGTGEFGTYFIGYAADPGVTEEMLRNMFLGRDPGKHDRILDFSTAVTGCLFFVPPADFLEDPEPFLAQPGSTAADGSLGIGRLAHSAGRSDHA from the coding sequence GTGCTGGCACCACCCGCCAAGGCAGCGATCTTCCTCACCGTGACGATCAGGGACGGCAAGGAGCAGGAGGCACGCGACGCGCTCGCCGACGTCGCCGGGGTGACCCGCGCGATCGGCTTCCGCATCCCGGAGGCCGCGCTCACCTGCGTGGTCGGCATCGGAGCCCACGCCTGGGATCGGATGTACGCCGCGGCCCGCCCCGACGGCCTGCACCCGTTCCGTCCGCTCGCCGGTGACAAGCACGTCGCCGTCTCCACCCCCGGAGACCTGCTGTTCCACGTCCGCGCCGACCGACCCGACCTCTGCTTCGAGCTCGGTCGGCAGCTGATGGTGCTCTTCGCGGGTCTCGTCGACACCGTCGACGAGGTCCACGGCTTCCGCTACTGGGACCAACGCGACCTGCTGGGTTTCGTCGACGGCACCGAGAGTCCGACCGATGCGGCCGAGTCAGGCCCCGCAGCGCTGGTCGGCTTCGAGGGGAGCGGCGACCTGACCTACGCGGGGGCCAGCTACGTCATCGTCCAGAAATACCTCCATGACCTCGACACCTGGGACCGGCTCTCCGTCGAGGAGCAGGAGCTGGTCATCGGCCGCAAGAAGCTCAGCGACATCGAGCTGCCTGACTCGGTCAAGCCCGACGATTCCCACGTCGAGCTCAACACCATCACCGACCCCGACGGCACCGAGCGCGACATCGTGCGCGACAACATGCCGTTCGGTGCGGTCGGCACGGGGGAGTTCGGCACCTACTTCATCGGCTACGCCGCCGACCCGGGCGTGACCGAGGAGATGCTGCGCAACATGTTCCTGGGCCGCGACCCGGGCAAGCACGACCGGATCCTCGACTTCTCCACGGCCGTGACGGGGTGCCTGTTCTTCGTCCCGCCCGCGGACTTCCTCGAGGACCCTGAGCCGTTCCTCGCGCAGCCCGGCTCGACGGCTGCCGACGGCTCGCTCGGCATCGGACGCTTGGCGCACAGCGCCGGAAGGAGTGATCACGCATGA
- a CDS encoding ABC transporter ATP-binding protein yields the protein MSSDVLVSATGVKVHFPIKRGVIFDRTIGHVYAVDGVDLEIRRGETYGLVGESGCGKSTLGRAILRLAEMTEGSVVFDGEDLAPLRGEALRRKRQDLQMVFQDPLSSLDPRQSVQSLLVEGMKAHGLASDKEATSARLRELMDAVGLPQAALSKYPHEFSGGQRQRIGIARALSVNPTVIVADEPVSALDVSVQAQVINLLESLQDALGLTYLVIAHDLAVVRHISDRVGVMYLGGLVEEADADSLYATPLHPYTRALMSAVPIPDPAVEDAREQILLTGDLPSPAAPPSGCRFHTRCPWKQAERCDTERPELRTVSIDGVAAGHRVACHFAEPIASGEIQPHEVRAEAVLPFDPDAGIGVPDVEITP from the coding sequence ATGAGCTCGGATGTGCTGGTCTCCGCCACCGGGGTGAAGGTCCACTTCCCCATCAAGCGCGGTGTGATCTTCGACAGGACGATCGGGCACGTCTACGCCGTGGACGGGGTCGACCTGGAGATCCGCCGGGGCGAGACGTACGGGCTGGTCGGAGAGTCGGGGTGCGGGAAGTCGACGCTGGGCCGGGCGATCCTCCGGCTGGCGGAGATGACCGAGGGGTCCGTCGTCTTCGACGGCGAGGATCTGGCGCCGCTGCGCGGGGAGGCTCTGCGCCGCAAGCGACAGGATCTACAGATGGTCTTCCAGGACCCGCTGTCCTCCCTCGACCCGCGCCAGTCGGTGCAGTCGCTGCTGGTGGAGGGCATGAAAGCCCACGGCCTGGCCTCGGACAAGGAGGCGACCAGCGCGCGGCTGCGTGAGCTGATGGACGCGGTCGGGCTGCCGCAGGCCGCGCTGTCGAAGTATCCCCACGAGTTCTCCGGTGGTCAGCGCCAGCGCATCGGCATCGCCCGCGCGCTCTCGGTCAACCCCACCGTGATCGTCGCCGACGAGCCGGTCTCGGCGCTCGACGTCTCGGTCCAGGCGCAGGTGATCAACCTCCTGGAGTCCTTGCAGGACGCCCTCGGGCTGACCTACCTGGTGATCGCCCACGACCTCGCGGTCGTGCGCCACATCAGCGACCGGGTCGGGGTGATGTATCTCGGCGGCCTGGTCGAGGAGGCCGACGCCGACTCCCTCTATGCCACTCCCCTGCACCCCTACACCCGCGCCCTGATGTCCGCCGTCCCCATTCCCGACCCGGCCGTCGAGGACGCGCGCGAGCAGATCCTGCTCACCGGCGACCTGCCCTCTCCCGCCGCGCCGCCGTCAGGCTGCCGCTTCCACACCCGTTGCCCCTGGAAGCAGGCCGAGCGGTGCGACACCGAGCGCCCCGAGCTCAGGACCGTGTCGATCGACGGGGTCGCTGCCGGACACCGGGTCGCCTGCCACTTCGCCGAGCCGATCGCGAGCGGCGAGATCCAGCCGCACGAGGTCCGGGCCGAGGCGGTGCTGCCCTTCGATCCGGATGCGGGCATCGGCGTACCGGACGTGGAGATCACGCCCTGA
- a CDS encoding family 1 encapsulin nanocompartment shell protein, producing the protein MRNLHRELAPISEPAWAEIEEEARRTFKRLIAGRRVVDVVGPSGPELAAVGTGHLTPLAAPADGVRARQRQAQLLVELRAPFRVTRDAVDDVERGSQDSDWQPVKDAATAIAGAEDKAIFHGSEAAGISGIAPASSNTPVPLPSDPREVPDAVAKAVSALRLAGVDGPYDLLLSADTYTAIAETTDHGHPILHHVARLLDGEIVWAPALEGALLVSTRGGDHELHLGLDLSIGYTSHDAEGIELYLEESLTFFAYTAEASVPLPAG; encoded by the coding sequence ATGAGGAACCTTCATCGGGAGCTCGCCCCGATCTCCGAGCCCGCCTGGGCGGAGATCGAGGAGGAGGCACGGCGTACGTTCAAGCGGCTGATCGCCGGTCGCCGCGTCGTCGACGTCGTCGGACCGTCGGGCCCAGAGCTGGCCGCCGTCGGCACCGGCCACCTCACGCCGCTGGCGGCGCCGGCCGACGGGGTGCGCGCACGGCAGCGCCAGGCCCAGCTCCTCGTCGAGCTGCGGGCACCGTTCCGTGTCACCCGCGATGCCGTCGACGACGTCGAGCGCGGCTCGCAGGACTCCGACTGGCAGCCGGTCAAGGACGCCGCCACCGCGATCGCGGGCGCCGAGGACAAGGCGATCTTCCACGGCTCCGAGGCGGCCGGTATCTCCGGCATCGCCCCGGCCAGCTCCAACACCCCGGTGCCGTTGCCCTCGGACCCGCGGGAGGTGCCCGACGCGGTCGCCAAGGCGGTCAGCGCGCTGCGGCTGGCCGGCGTCGACGGGCCCTACGACCTGCTGCTGTCCGCGGACACCTACACGGCCATCGCGGAGACCACCGACCACGGCCACCCGATCCTGCACCACGTGGCCCGGCTCCTCGACGGCGAGATCGTCTGGGCGCCGGCGCTCGAGGGTGCGCTGCTGGTCTCGACCCGCGGCGGTGATCACGAGCTCCATCTCGGCCTCGACCTGTCCATCGGCTACACCTCACACGATGCCGAGGGCATCGAGCTCTACCTCGAGGAGTCTCTGACGTTCTTCGCCTACACGGCCGAGGCGAGCGTCCCTCTGCCGGCCGGCTGA
- a CDS encoding long-chain-fatty-acid--CoA ligase, whose translation MTDESAQAPAWTFRSHWMSQAAGHAVMRPDATALRFLGADTTWRELHERSLRFAGALRQRGVEEGDRVILLTLNRPEFVEAVFAINSLGAIAVPVNARLTPPELVGLVEDSGSKVIITEELLAPLAAAVAALAPILTTRVVMGEADGMEAYESLVETGDPIELGDIAEDSVALIMYTSGTTGKPKGAMLTHHNMQMQALTCIRANDVGDESDIAFMTAPFFHIAGLGSLAANFVLGIPSVIHPLGAFDPAAVVDAWERERATVVFNVPQQWQAICALPGIKERDLALRIISWGAAPASETLLKAMADTFPNALNVAVFGQTETSPITCVLRGEESLRKLGSVGRPIPTIQYRIVDGEMNDVPTGEVGEIVYRGPTVTRGYWNNPEATAKAYVGGWFHSGDLVRQDEEGFVWVVDRAKDMIISGGENIYSAEVENAIHAHPAVLEAAVIGRSDERWGEVPVAYVVTAPEESIDLEGLNDFLTTRLARFKLPKDLVLLDALPRNAGGKVRKTELRS comes from the coding sequence ATGACGGACGAATCTGCGCAGGCGCCCGCCTGGACGTTCCGCAGCCACTGGATGAGCCAGGCCGCCGGGCACGCGGTGATGCGACCCGACGCGACGGCGCTGCGCTTCCTCGGTGCGGACACGACGTGGCGAGAGCTGCACGAGCGCTCGCTCCGCTTCGCCGGTGCGCTCCGGCAACGTGGTGTCGAGGAGGGCGACCGGGTCATCCTGCTGACGCTCAACCGTCCGGAGTTCGTCGAGGCCGTCTTCGCGATCAACAGCCTGGGCGCCATCGCGGTGCCGGTCAACGCCCGCCTGACACCGCCCGAGCTCGTCGGGTTGGTCGAGGACAGCGGCTCGAAGGTGATCATCACCGAGGAGCTGCTCGCGCCGCTCGCCGCCGCCGTCGCGGCTCTCGCGCCCATCCTGACGACCAGGGTCGTGATGGGCGAGGCCGACGGGATGGAGGCGTACGAGAGCCTCGTGGAGACCGGAGACCCGATCGAGCTCGGCGACATCGCGGAGGACTCGGTGGCGCTGATCATGTACACCTCGGGCACCACCGGCAAGCCCAAGGGCGCCATGCTGACCCACCACAACATGCAGATGCAGGCGCTGACCTGCATCCGGGCCAACGACGTCGGCGACGAGTCCGACATCGCGTTCATGACCGCGCCGTTCTTCCACATCGCCGGGCTGGGGTCGCTGGCCGCCAACTTCGTGCTCGGCATCCCCAGCGTGATCCACCCGCTGGGTGCCTTCGACCCCGCCGCGGTCGTCGACGCCTGGGAGCGGGAGCGGGCCACCGTGGTCTTCAACGTGCCCCAGCAGTGGCAGGCCATCTGCGCGCTGCCGGGCATCAAGGAGCGCGACCTGGCGCTGCGGATCATCTCCTGGGGTGCCGCTCCGGCATCCGAGACGCTGTTGAAGGCGATGGCCGACACCTTCCCGAACGCACTCAACGTGGCCGTCTTCGGGCAGACCGAGACCTCGCCGATCACGTGCGTGCTGCGCGGTGAGGAGTCGCTGCGCAAGCTCGGCTCGGTGGGCCGCCCGATCCCGACGATCCAGTACCGCATCGTCGATGGCGAGATGAACGACGTGCCCACGGGCGAGGTCGGCGAGATCGTCTATCGCGGCCCCACGGTCACCCGCGGCTACTGGAACAACCCCGAGGCGACCGCGAAGGCGTACGTCGGTGGCTGGTTCCACTCCGGCGACCTGGTGCGGCAGGACGAGGAGGGGTTCGTCTGGGTCGTGGACCGGGCCAAGGACATGATCATCAGCGGCGGCGAGAACATCTACAGCGCGGAGGTCGAGAACGCCATCCACGCTCACCCGGCGGTGCTCGAGGCCGCGGTGATCGGCCGCAGTGACGAGCGGTGGGGCGAGGTGCCGGTGGCCTATGTCGTGACCGCTCCGGAGGAGAGCATCGACCTCGAGGGGCTCAACGACTTCCTCACCACCCGCCTGGCCAGGTTCAAGCTCCCGAAGGACCTGGTCCTCCTCGACGCGCTGCCCCGCAACGCCGGCGGCAAGGTGCGCAAGACCGAGCTGCGAAGTTGA
- a CDS encoding TIGR03668 family PPOX class F420-dependent oxidoreductase produces the protein MQRDERWAAERFAAARVARLATASADGVPRIVPIVFAVLGDQLITAVDHKPKSTTRLRRLADIEANPAVSVLVDEYDDDWSQLWWARADGTARVHESHDVDALVEKYHHYREQRPRGPVIVIDVARWSGWSAT, from the coding sequence GTGCAGCGAGACGAGAGATGGGCGGCGGAGCGGTTCGCTGCCGCCCGCGTGGCCCGGCTGGCGACGGCTTCGGCTGATGGTGTGCCGAGGATCGTGCCGATCGTGTTCGCGGTGCTGGGCGACCAGCTGATCACAGCGGTGGACCACAAGCCGAAGTCGACGACCCGGCTGCGGCGTCTGGCCGACATCGAGGCGAACCCCGCGGTGTCGGTGCTCGTCGACGAGTATGACGACGACTGGTCGCAGCTGTGGTGGGCACGTGCCGACGGCACGGCGAGAGTGCACGAGAGCCATGACGTCGATGCGTTGGTCGAGAAGTACCACCACTACCGCGAACAGCGCCCACGCGGCCCGGTGATCGTCATCGACGTCGCCCGGTGGTCCGGCTGGTCGGCCACCTGA
- a CDS encoding sterol desaturase family protein has product MSMLRHHLLAPAASCFLGVLSLTTVLCFHFPELLTTREFRAVYTEDFARTLLLIGLAVAFFAGTIAVLRDQHKKMAFLGVGTATAAVLLGGTEVPFEGTVHNTPFALGLDWFVLALFFSALVFIPLEHAFARRPVPVFRPGWRTDACYFFMSHVLVQLILILVTASTSLVVSTVKIPGMQEWIQDLPFVVAFLLAVFLADLAQAVLHRCYHRIMVLWRFHAVHHSSPELDWLAGSRVHFVETVLTRSIVLLPLLLVGFSPSVVNAYAVLVGIQAVVAHANIGIRFGVLEYLVVLPRYHHWHHARHLDYWDRNYAIHLPVVDMLMGSFKLPRDGSWPEEYGVLKRETVPVGILAQHVAPFRGRRTFEDYVH; this is encoded by the coding sequence ATGTCGATGCTGCGTCACCACCTGCTCGCTCCGGCCGCCTCCTGCTTCCTGGGTGTGCTGAGCCTGACCACGGTGCTGTGCTTCCACTTCCCTGAGCTGCTGACCACGCGCGAGTTCCGCGCGGTGTACACCGAAGACTTCGCCCGTACGCTGCTCCTGATCGGTCTGGCCGTGGCGTTCTTCGCCGGCACGATCGCGGTGCTGCGCGACCAGCACAAGAAGATGGCGTTCCTCGGGGTGGGCACCGCGACCGCTGCGGTGCTGCTCGGGGGCACCGAGGTGCCGTTCGAGGGCACGGTTCACAACACGCCGTTCGCGCTCGGTCTCGACTGGTTCGTGCTCGCGCTGTTCTTCTCGGCGCTGGTGTTCATCCCGCTCGAGCACGCCTTCGCCCGCCGGCCGGTGCCCGTCTTCCGGCCCGGTTGGCGCACCGACGCGTGCTACTTCTTCATGAGCCACGTGCTGGTGCAGCTCATCTTGATCCTGGTCACCGCCTCGACCTCGCTGGTCGTCTCGACGGTGAAGATCCCGGGCATGCAGGAGTGGATCCAGGACCTGCCGTTCGTGGTGGCGTTCCTGCTCGCGGTCTTCCTCGCCGATCTGGCCCAGGCGGTGCTGCACCGCTGCTACCACCGGATCATGGTGTTGTGGCGCTTCCACGCGGTGCACCACTCCAGCCCCGAGCTCGACTGGCTGGCCGGCTCCCGGGTGCACTTCGTGGAGACCGTGCTCACCCGCAGCATCGTGCTGCTCCCGCTGCTGCTGGTGGGGTTCAGCCCGTCGGTCGTCAACGCGTACGCCGTGCTCGTCGGCATCCAGGCGGTGGTGGCTCACGCCAACATCGGCATCCGGTTCGGCGTCCTCGAGTATCTGGTCGTGCTGCCCCGCTACCACCACTGGCACCACGCCCGGCACCTCGACTACTGGGACCGCAACTACGCGATCCACCTGCCGGTGGTCGACATGCTGATGGGCTCCTTCAAGCTGCCGCGTGACGGCAGCTGGCCCGAGGAGTACGGGGTGCTCAAGCGGGAGACGGTGCCTGTCGGCATCCTCGCCCAGCACGTCGCTCCGTTCCGCGGCCGACGCACCTTCGAGGACTACGTCCACTGA
- a CDS encoding TetR/AcrR family transcriptional regulator: MGSKSEKTRRRILDAAASVLSQKGYAGMRLGEVADVAGVQTPAIYYHFASRDELVEEVMWSGAHDVRLHVEDAVAALPAGSAPLDRIMTAVDAHLRYELEISDYATASIRNARHVPDSLRERPAEEESRYSHFWRDLFDAAKQDGTIRDDLDITTFRMLLLGAMNWVVEWWRPEVRSLAEVIGVAQDMVRRTITAG, from the coding sequence ATGGGATCGAAGTCGGAGAAGACGCGCAGGCGCATCCTGGACGCCGCCGCGAGCGTGCTCTCGCAGAAGGGCTATGCCGGGATGCGGCTGGGAGAGGTCGCCGATGTCGCGGGCGTGCAGACGCCTGCGATCTACTACCACTTCGCCTCCCGCGACGAGCTGGTCGAGGAGGTGATGTGGTCGGGCGCTCACGACGTACGCCTCCACGTCGAGGACGCCGTCGCCGCCCTCCCCGCGGGCTCGGCGCCGCTCGACCGCATCATGACGGCGGTCGACGCCCACCTCCGCTACGAGCTGGAGATCTCCGACTACGCCACCGCATCGATCCGCAACGCCCGGCACGTGCCTGATTCGCTGCGCGAGCGTCCGGCCGAGGAGGAGTCGCGCTACAGCCACTTCTGGCGCGACCTCTTCGACGCGGCCAAGCAGGACGGCACCATCCGCGACGACCTCGACATCACGACCTTCCGGATGCTCCTGCTCGGTGCGATGAACTGGGTCGTGGAGTGGTGGCGGCCCGAGGTGCGCAGCCTCGCCGAGGTGATCGGCGTCGCTCAGGACATGGTGCGGCGCACGATCACGGCCGGCTGA
- a CDS encoding HAD family hydrolase, with product MKPAAVLMDMDGTLVDTEPYWMATEYAIAERFGATWTEEQAMGLVGNALIESARLVKEGMGLPHEPEEIVEMLLDGVVERVEREVPWRPGARELLTDLFEQGVPCALVTMSYARFVGPILEHLPEGTFKVIVTGDQVRNGKPHPEPYLTAAAALGVAAEDTVAVEDSNTGARSAEAAGCTVLVVENHVPVAPGERRVFRDTLEGMTYADLAALDAGA from the coding sequence ATGAAACCCGCGGCTGTTCTCATGGACATGGACGGCACCCTGGTCGACACCGAGCCCTACTGGATGGCGACGGAGTATGCGATCGCCGAGCGCTTCGGAGCGACCTGGACCGAGGAGCAGGCGATGGGCCTGGTCGGCAACGCGCTGATCGAGTCGGCGCGGCTGGTCAAGGAGGGCATGGGCCTGCCCCACGAGCCCGAGGAGATCGTCGAGATGCTCCTCGACGGCGTCGTGGAGCGCGTCGAGCGTGAGGTGCCTTGGCGTCCGGGCGCCCGCGAGCTGCTCACCGACCTGTTCGAGCAGGGCGTGCCGTGCGCGCTGGTGACGATGTCGTACGCCCGGTTCGTCGGTCCCATCCTCGAGCACCTGCCCGAGGGCACCTTCAAGGTGATCGTCACCGGTGACCAGGTGCGCAACGGCAAGCCCCACCCGGAGCCCTACCTGACCGCGGCCGCCGCGCTCGGGGTCGCCGCCGAGGACACCGTGGCGGTCGAGGACTCCAACACCGGTGCCCGCTCGGCCGAGGCCGCCGGCTGCACGGTCCTGGTCGTCGAGAACCACGTGCCCGTCGCCCCCGGCGAGCGCCGGGTCTTCCGCGACACGCTCGAGGGCATGACGTACGCCGACCTGGCCGCGCTGGACGCCGGAGCCTGA
- the fdhD gene encoding formate dehydrogenase accessory sulfurtransferase FdhD, with product MGRVTVGRPVVRVRDGVISRRPDTLAAEEPMEIRVNGRPLTVTMRTPGGDFDLAIGFLVSEGVVHSAEDVTSVRYCAGATDDGSNTYNVVDVGLAAHVPPPDASLERSFYTTSSCGLCGKASLEAVRTTSAWSVADDTLRVTPELLATMPERLREAQRVFDSTGGLHAAGIFDAEGNLLCAREDVGRHNAVDKVIGHALREGMVPLRDSMLMVSGRASFELVQKAVMAGIPLLAAVSAPSSLAVDLADDNGLTLVGFLRGSSMNIYAGADRVEPVPVG from the coding sequence ATGGGAAGAGTGACAGTCGGACGGCCCGTGGTGCGGGTGCGCGACGGCGTGATCTCACGGCGACCGGACACCCTGGCCGCCGAGGAGCCGATGGAGATCAGGGTCAACGGCCGTCCGCTGACCGTCACGATGCGCACCCCCGGAGGTGACTTCGACCTGGCGATCGGCTTCCTGGTCAGCGAAGGTGTGGTGCACTCCGCCGAGGACGTCACGAGCGTCCGCTACTGCGCCGGCGCTACCGACGACGGCAGCAACACCTACAACGTGGTCGACGTCGGCCTGGCCGCGCACGTCCCGCCGCCGGACGCCTCCCTGGAGCGCAGCTTCTACACGACCTCCTCGTGCGGACTGTGCGGCAAGGCGTCGCTCGAGGCGGTGCGTACGACCTCGGCCTGGTCGGTCGCCGACGACACCCTGCGCGTCACCCCGGAGCTGCTGGCCACGATGCCCGAGCGGCTGCGGGAGGCGCAGCGTGTCTTCGACAGCACCGGCGGCCTGCACGCGGCCGGGATCTTCGACGCCGAGGGCAACCTGCTCTGCGCCCGCGAGGACGTCGGCCGCCACAACGCCGTCGACAAGGTGATCGGTCACGCGCTGCGCGAAGGCATGGTGCCGCTGCGCGACAGCATGCTGATGGTGAGCGGCCGAGCCTCCTTCGAGCTGGTGCAGAAGGCCGTCATGGCCGGCATCCCGCTGCTCGCCGCGGTCTCCGCCCCGTCATCGCTCGCCGTCGACCTGGCCGACGACAACGGGCTCACCCTGGTCGGTTTCCTGCGCGGATCCTCGATGAACATCTACGCCGGAGCCGACCGCGTCGAGCCCGTCCCCGTCGGCTGA